In Magnetococcales bacterium, the following are encoded in one genomic region:
- a CDS encoding dihydroorotate dehydrogenase: MDQQQNIGLHVSFAGLTLATPLVLLSGCVGFGEDLLALEGFDFSQIGAICLKGTTLEPRRGNPPHRLAETTGGLLNAIGLQNPGARHVTGSILPRLLAQLRARADGQGVHLIANVAGATTDEYAEVARIFDDSPVAALEINISCPNVKEGGMAFGSDPRMAAQVVAAVRRVTRKPIITKLSPNVTSIRTIARAALEAGTDAFAAINTLTGMAIDRHTRRPVLANVTGGLSGAAIKPVALLKVWEVYQEVAPHHCPIIGQGGVVNADDAVDFLIVGATAVGLGTVLFRHPLVAGDINQGMHSYLNQHNLKHVGEVTGTLRVCMPP, encoded by the coding sequence ATGGATCAGCAACAAAATATTGGCCTGCACGTCTCTTTCGCCGGCCTCACCCTGGCGACGCCCCTGGTTTTGCTGTCGGGTTGTGTGGGCTTTGGCGAGGATTTGCTTGCGTTGGAGGGGTTTGATTTCAGCCAGATTGGCGCCATTTGCCTGAAGGGTACCACTTTGGAGCCGCGACGTGGCAATCCGCCCCATCGTCTGGCCGAGACGACAGGTGGGCTTTTGAATGCCATCGGTTTACAAAACCCCGGGGCGCGTCATGTGACCGGGAGCATCCTGCCCCGATTGTTGGCGCAGCTTCGGGCTCGTGCCGATGGCCAGGGGGTGCATCTGATCGCCAACGTGGCCGGCGCCACCACGGATGAGTACGCCGAAGTGGCGCGCATCTTTGACGACAGCCCGGTGGCGGCTTTGGAGATCAACATCTCCTGCCCCAATGTCAAGGAGGGGGGGATGGCCTTCGGGTCCGATCCGCGCATGGCGGCGCAGGTGGTGGCAGCCGTGCGACGGGTTACTCGCAAACCCATCATCACCAAGCTCTCCCCGAACGTGACCAGCATTCGCACGATTGCCCGCGCCGCCCTGGAGGCCGGAACCGATGCCTTTGCCGCCATCAATACCTTGACCGGCATGGCGATCGATCGCCACACCCGCCGGCCTGTTTTGGCAAACGTCACGGGAGGGTTGTCCGGTGCGGCGATCAAGCCGGTGGCCTTGCTCAAGGTGTGGGAAGTCTACCAGGAGGTCGCCCCCCACCACTGCCCGATCATCGGTCAGGGAGGGGTGGTCAACGCTGATGATGCCGTGGATTTTTTGATCGTCGGCGCCACGGCTGTTGGTTTGGGTACCGTGCTTTTTCGTCATCCACTGGTGGCTGGTGACATCAACCAGGGCATGCACTCCTACCTGAACCAACACAACCTGAAGCATGTCGGCGAGGTGACCGGGACACTCCGCGTCTGCATGCCCCCCTGA
- a CDS encoding autotransporter outer membrane beta-barrel domain-containing protein — MRRFSWSCFLGLGLVLPFSSAAFATSTTWTNPYTNEVISYSPDQLLQPGNSMTLSGNKGTTFTSSFDQSGTLITFTGQIYTENGLYAIPAGCTYNTTTGSLSSACPNVDIFSKMYGPSSSSSSSSSALSHYPSTEVVAPQELRTAVTQTTNQIANRVATIIRGSVFGSQRSRQTGPQASLADENKAMASLASELSSPVGRAKNTFDGNVTGVAAGSAPGGHYGLWTNGSYTSASDDSVDSNSRSGLGEFLLGGDIKLNPKIVLGLALNAEKMSVNTYFNNGRLKSEGFGVTPYAGYKLNDSIYFSMLLGYTNLKYDQKVAGVNSSPRGDRYFYTIRSDYYQPLDAEASLNLYAGLVGASETLKAYTDNAGTSFNKKTTRLNQFNTGIELARVVANRFEPFANAGFEYDFSHTTILGQSYDTTGYRFGAGVRIDINDSLKGEVSAAAGIRANSDDETIAGNLRYEF; from the coding sequence ATGAGGCGTTTTTCTTGGTCTTGTTTTCTTGGGTTGGGATTGGTGCTCCCCTTTTCTTCCGCTGCATTTGCAACTTCTACAACATGGACCAATCCCTACACCAATGAAGTCATCAGCTATTCGCCTGACCAACTTCTTCAGCCGGGCAACTCCATGACGCTATCGGGCAACAAGGGGACAACTTTTACCTCGTCATTCGATCAGTCTGGTACGTTGATCACCTTTACGGGTCAGATTTACACCGAGAATGGTCTTTATGCCATTCCAGCTGGTTGTACCTATAATACGACGACCGGTTCCCTCAGTTCGGCCTGTCCAAATGTGGACATATTCTCCAAAATGTACGGTCCTTCTTCCTCTTCTTCTTCTTCTTCTTCCGCTCTGTCCCATTATCCCTCCACGGAGGTGGTGGCGCCTCAGGAGCTGCGAACCGCTGTGACCCAAACCACCAACCAGATCGCCAATCGCGTGGCCACGATCATCCGTGGCAGTGTTTTTGGCTCGCAACGCTCCAGGCAGACCGGCCCCCAGGCCAGCCTCGCCGATGAGAACAAGGCAATGGCATCCCTCGCGTCGGAACTCTCCTCCCCTGTGGGCAGGGCGAAAAACACGTTCGATGGAAACGTCACCGGCGTGGCCGCAGGCAGTGCTCCGGGGGGACACTACGGCCTCTGGACGAATGGATCCTACACCTCCGCATCCGATGACAGTGTGGACTCAAACTCCCGTTCCGGGTTGGGTGAATTCCTTCTGGGTGGAGATATCAAGCTGAATCCAAAAATAGTGCTTGGGTTGGCACTCAATGCCGAAAAAATGTCGGTAAATACCTATTTCAACAACGGCAGGCTCAAATCGGAAGGCTTCGGCGTGACCCCCTATGCGGGATACAAGTTGAACGACAGTATTTATTTCAGCATGCTCTTGGGCTATACCAACCTCAAGTACGATCAAAAGGTTGCCGGGGTCAACAGCTCTCCGCGTGGTGACCGGTATTTCTATACCATTCGCTCGGACTATTATCAGCCTCTGGATGCTGAAGCAAGCCTCAATCTGTATGCCGGTCTGGTAGGCGCATCCGAAACCCTGAAGGCCTACACGGACAATGCCGGGACTTCGTTCAACAAGAAGACAACCCGCCTGAACCAGTTCAATACGGGCATCGAACTGGCACGTGTTGTTGCCAACCGCTTCGAACCGTTCGCCAACGCGGGATTCGAGTACGATTTCAGCCACACCACCATCCTTGGCCAGAGTTATGACACCACCGGTTATAGATTTGGTGCTGGAGTGCGCATTGACATCAACGATTCTCTCAAGGGTGAGGTCTCTGCAGCCGCTGGTATAAGGGCCAACTCAGACGATGAGACGATTGCCGGCAACCTGCGCTACGAGTTCTGA
- a CDS encoding elongation factor G produces MTTDNRMLRNIALIAHGGGGKTTLAETLLFNAKSITKRGAVERGTTVMSTEPEEVARHITTTPHVAHFTWRDCAVNLVDTPGYIDFLEATRGVLSVVGGAVLIFSGESGIKPETERLASMIRDALVPALGFINEMDKPRANFIRTLGEIETSLNIATLPLTIPIGSGETFMGIVDLIPMTAWSAREGVFTQIDLPASARADAEHYRQQLVEKIVEADDQLLEKFLEDNQSPPDDVLHQGLKEALLTRRLLPVFCGSALANIGVRALANGFLYYLPNPQDKAIIKPIVGKNPEHNNQEETRKPIATDPFSAVVFKTTIDPYSGKLSVLRVFSGILEAEKEIYNSTRQHKEKGGRLFKLMGKEMQPVDRLSAGDMGAIAKLAHTQTGDTLCAMDHPINYERVKYIDPPLAFAVEVDTKTEDKVSTGLGRLVEEDPTLHFYRDQETHEMILAGMGQTHLAVALDRLKRKFGAVATLKTPRVPYRETITRKVRVQGRLKKQTGGRGQFGDCWIEMEPLPRDAGFVFEDAIVGGVIPRQFIPSVEKGIRESLSAGTAGGYPVVDFKVRLVDGSHHSVDSSDNAFRIAGAMAFKKGMEEGGAVILEPVMKMDVTVPDEVVGDVIGDLNSRRGRITGVVSRSGAQVIHADVPMAEVLDYGNVLNAITSGRGLYTMRIGTYQEVPSHIARKVLEGKKAG; encoded by the coding sequence ATGACCACCGACAATCGCATGCTTCGCAATATCGCCCTGATCGCCCACGGCGGCGGCGGCAAGACAACTCTGGCCGAGACATTGTTGTTCAACGCCAAATCCATTACCAAACGCGGTGCGGTGGAACGAGGCACCACCGTGATGAGCACCGAACCGGAAGAGGTGGCCCGGCACATCACCACCACACCCCACGTGGCCCACTTCACCTGGCGGGATTGTGCGGTCAACCTGGTGGACACCCCCGGCTATATCGATTTTTTGGAAGCCACCCGGGGCGTTTTGTCGGTGGTGGGAGGGGCCGTCCTCATCTTTTCCGGCGAGTCGGGGATCAAACCTGAAACCGAACGACTCGCCAGCATGATCCGCGATGCCCTGGTGCCAGCCCTTGGCTTCATCAACGAAATGGACAAACCCCGGGCAAACTTCATCCGCACCCTGGGTGAAATCGAAACATCACTGAACATCGCCACACTGCCCCTGACCATTCCCATCGGCAGCGGCGAAACGTTCATGGGCATCGTCGACCTGATCCCCATGACGGCCTGGTCGGCCAGGGAGGGCGTTTTTACCCAGATCGACCTTCCCGCCTCCGCCCGTGCCGACGCCGAACACTACCGGCAGCAATTGGTCGAAAAAATTGTCGAAGCCGATGACCAACTCCTGGAAAAATTTTTGGAAGACAACCAATCCCCACCCGATGATGTCCTGCACCAGGGCTTGAAGGAAGCCCTCCTGACCCGGCGCCTGCTGCCGGTGTTTTGCGGATCGGCCCTGGCCAACATCGGGGTGCGCGCCCTGGCCAACGGCTTTCTTTATTACCTGCCCAATCCCCAGGACAAGGCGATCATCAAACCCATCGTCGGCAAAAATCCCGAACACAACAACCAGGAAGAGACACGCAAGCCCATAGCCACGGATCCCTTCTCGGCTGTGGTGTTCAAAACCACCATCGATCCCTATTCGGGCAAACTCTCCGTGCTGCGCGTCTTCTCCGGCATCCTGGAAGCGGAAAAGGAGATCTACAACAGCACACGCCAACACAAGGAAAAAGGGGGACGTTTGTTCAAGTTGATGGGCAAGGAGATGCAACCCGTGGATCGGCTCTCCGCCGGCGATATGGGAGCCATTGCCAAACTGGCCCATACCCAAACCGGCGACACCCTCTGCGCCATGGATCACCCTATCAACTATGAACGGGTCAAATATATCGACCCCCCCCTGGCCTTTGCCGTGGAGGTGGACACCAAAACGGAAGACAAGGTCTCCACGGGTCTGGGACGCCTGGTCGAAGAGGATCCCACCTTGCATTTTTATCGCGACCAGGAGACCCATGAGATGATCCTGGCCGGCATGGGCCAGACCCATCTGGCTGTGGCCCTGGATCGCCTCAAGCGCAAGTTTGGCGCCGTGGCCACTCTGAAAACACCCCGGGTTCCCTATCGAGAGACCATCACCCGCAAAGTGCGGGTCCAGGGACGGCTCAAAAAACAGACCGGCGGGCGTGGCCAGTTCGGTGACTGCTGGATCGAGATGGAACCTCTGCCCCGCGATGCAGGCTTCGTCTTTGAAGATGCCATCGTCGGCGGTGTCATCCCCCGCCAGTTCATCCCCTCGGTCGAGAAAGGCATTCGCGAATCCCTCTCCGCCGGTACCGCCGGCGGTTATCCGGTGGTGGATTTCAAAGTGCGTCTGGTCGATGGCAGCCACCACTCGGTGGACTCATCCGACAATGCCTTTCGCATCGCCGGCGCCATGGCCTTCAAAAAAGGGATGGAGGAGGGTGGGGCCGTCATCCTGGAACCCGTCATGAAAATGGATGTGACCGTGCCCGATGAGGTGGTTGGCGATGTCATCGGTGATCTCAACAGCCGCCGGGGCCGGATTACAGGGGTCGTTTCCCGCTCTGGAGCCCAGGTCATCCATGCGGATGTTCCCATGGCCGAAGTCTTGGACTATGGCAACGTCCTGAATGCCATCACCTCCGGACGTGGACTCTACACCATGCGGATCGGCACCTACCAGGAGGTCCCCAGCCACATTGCCCGCAAAGTTCTGGAAGGCAAAAAAGCCGGGTAA
- the apbC gene encoding iron-sulfur cluster carrier protein ApbC, which translates to MSDTRPGSMQDAAQHGGQGGLLPGVRNVIAVASGKGGVGKSTTAVNLALALHQSGATVGILDADVYGPSLPRMLNVPRMPNDSEGGENGILPVVVYGIKAISMGFFVPEGAPMVWRGPMVGMAVEQLLRDVDWGVLDYLVVDLPPGTGDAQLTLTQKVPLTGVVIVSTPQDVALSDVRKGINMFRKVDVPVLGIIENMSYHICSNCGHRAEIFSHGGARRQAESEGMTFLGEIPLDQEIREDADSGQPIVVARPDAPQSVIYRQIAAAVVARVEEINLEKGDAPRIVVE; encoded by the coding sequence ATGTCGGATACACGACCCGGCTCGATGCAGGATGCAGCCCAGCATGGCGGTCAGGGGGGATTGTTGCCGGGGGTACGCAACGTCATTGCCGTGGCTTCGGGCAAGGGGGGGGTGGGCAAATCCACCACGGCGGTCAATCTGGCTCTGGCTCTGCATCAGAGTGGCGCCACAGTGGGCATTCTGGATGCCGATGTTTATGGTCCCAGCCTGCCGCGTATGTTGAACGTGCCGCGCATGCCCAACGACAGTGAGGGGGGGGAGAACGGCATTTTGCCGGTGGTGGTGTATGGCATCAAGGCCATTTCCATGGGCTTTTTTGTTCCCGAGGGGGCCCCCATGGTTTGGCGGGGTCCGATGGTGGGCATGGCTGTCGAGCAGTTGTTGCGTGATGTTGACTGGGGCGTATTGGACTATTTGGTGGTGGACCTTCCTCCCGGAACGGGGGATGCGCAGTTGACTTTGACGCAAAAGGTGCCTCTGACCGGCGTGGTGATTGTCTCCACGCCGCAGGATGTGGCCCTGTCCGATGTGAGGAAGGGGATCAACATGTTTCGCAAGGTCGACGTGCCGGTATTGGGGATCATCGAAAACATGTCCTACCACATTTGTTCCAACTGTGGTCACCGGGCGGAGATTTTTTCTCATGGCGGGGCGCGCCGGCAGGCGGAGTCGGAGGGGATGACCTTCCTTGGCGAGATTCCCCTGGACCAGGAGATTCGCGAGGATGCCGATAGCGGCCAGCCGATTGTTGTGGCGCGTCCGGATGCGCCGCAGAGTGTCATTTATCGGCAGATTGCGGCGGCTGTGGTGGCACGTGTGGAGGAGATCAATCTTGAGAAGGGGGATGCGCCCCGTATTGTTGTCGAGTAA
- a CDS encoding peptidoglycan DD-metalloendopeptidase family protein has product MKVTHLTYGVGILTALVVLSGCQSADPLRDRPGRERAPIRIANGPPLAWDTPPAPTQRISRSASGTYTVQAGDTLWAIAVVHGVDVEQLAAWNKINDPDLLLLGQKLVVTPPPGQETAVSRRHKKWRQPPPGEAPGEDAAPSETPAETPLGSEKEISDAGSMIAAPSIVERPATIEKSDLMPPPGEHTNPSASPGQPPAAPGVGVAPPPPSAKSTPNQTTRGDKTAASTKARAPLLATTGAALATASGATHAGSSATAVVPSPTTAGAHAAATTARSASAEAATAAATPSAAKEKTAVASNMAPHGKPTPVPGKSPVEKPGYTPQTAAKGEHPVAPIETQNKTTPAQSRHPSSPAGQADPQARTGHKGSDKNPDATGKQDEATTARTESSTQTGGRNQVPGDAVVKRNDNSRVTRAKAAQAAQAKEAAEAESAAEAKAKIAAETRIAAQAHSAAETKSKAIADRQSRAATQAHNQGAHNRTRPDQAHAQGSDTRQTSRQAPAEETKGSGQADQARSAAAAPATTVVASLPTHDRSGQQDEEKAEPEEETNHHNNRRLGSRSGTPRDWLWPVEGGKVVSHFGRRKGMQNNGIDIAVPVGTPVKAAAGGVVAYADNSLPGYGNMIIVRHAGGYMTAYAHNSNIAVNRGQRVQAGDVIAHSGQSGRATTPRLHFELRKSIKPYNPLKYLDKN; this is encoded by the coding sequence ATGAAAGTAACCCATCTGACTTACGGTGTTGGTATCCTGACAGCCCTGGTGGTGTTGAGTGGCTGCCAATCTGCCGATCCACTGCGGGATCGGCCCGGGCGCGAACGGGCCCCCATCCGTATCGCCAACGGACCGCCCCTGGCATGGGATACCCCACCCGCCCCAACTCAACGCATCAGCCGCTCCGCTTCGGGCACATACACCGTCCAGGCCGGGGATACCCTGTGGGCCATCGCGGTGGTCCATGGCGTGGATGTGGAACAACTGGCCGCCTGGAACAAAATCAACGATCCCGACCTCCTGCTGCTCGGCCAAAAATTGGTGGTCACGCCCCCGCCCGGCCAAGAGACCGCAGTCTCCAGACGACACAAAAAATGGCGCCAACCACCCCCGGGAGAAGCACCTGGGGAGGACGCCGCCCCCAGCGAGACCCCTGCCGAAACACCCCTCGGAAGTGAAAAAGAGATTTCCGACGCTGGCAGCATGATCGCCGCCCCGTCCATTGTCGAGCGCCCTGCGACCATTGAAAAGTCCGATCTCATGCCACCCCCGGGAGAGCACACCAACCCGTCGGCATCACCCGGTCAACCTCCCGCAGCCCCGGGAGTCGGGGTAGCCCCACCACCCCCGTCGGCAAAATCCACCCCGAACCAAACCACTCGCGGTGACAAGACAGCGGCTTCGACAAAAGCACGGGCTCCTCTCCTCGCCACCACCGGCGCTGCCCTGGCCACAGCGAGCGGCGCCACGCATGCCGGCTCCTCTGCCACCGCTGTGGTCCCATCCCCAACAACAGCCGGCGCCCATGCCGCCGCCACGACGGCGCGCAGCGCCTCCGCCGAAGCGGCCACCGCAGCCGCAACCCCTTCCGCCGCAAAAGAAAAAACAGCCGTTGCATCCAACATGGCCCCCCATGGAAAACCAACCCCCGTTCCCGGCAAATCTCCCGTGGAAAAACCCGGGTACACACCCCAGACGGCGGCCAAAGGGGAGCACCCTGTTGCGCCGATCGAGACCCAAAACAAAACCACCCCAGCCCAGAGTCGGCACCCCTCTTCCCCTGCCGGTCAAGCCGATCCCCAAGCCAGGACGGGACACAAGGGGAGTGACAAAAACCCGGATGCAACCGGGAAGCAGGATGAAGCCACCACGGCACGCACCGAGAGTTCCACTCAGACCGGAGGCAGAAACCAGGTTCCTGGCGATGCAGTGGTCAAGAGGAACGACAACAGCAGGGTGACCCGGGCAAAAGCTGCCCAGGCTGCCCAGGCCAAGGAGGCCGCCGAAGCCGAGTCAGCCGCCGAAGCCAAGGCAAAAATCGCTGCCGAGACCAGGATCGCTGCCCAAGCCCACTCTGCCGCCGAAACCAAAAGCAAGGCCATTGCCGACCGCCAATCCCGCGCCGCAACCCAGGCCCACAACCAAGGCGCCCACAACCGTACCAGACCTGATCAAGCCCATGCCCAGGGTTCCGACACACGACAAACCTCCCGTCAGGCCCCAGCCGAAGAGACCAAAGGGTCCGGTCAGGCAGACCAGGCCAGGAGCGCCGCCGCCGCACCCGCCACAACAGTGGTCGCTTCCCTGCCCACCCATGACCGCAGCGGACAGCAGGATGAAGAAAAAGCGGAACCTGAAGAAGAGACCAACCACCACAACAACCGCCGCCTGGGCTCAAGGTCCGGCACACCCAGGGATTGGCTCTGGCCCGTCGAGGGTGGCAAGGTGGTGAGCCATTTTGGACGCCGCAAAGGGATGCAAAACAACGGGATCGATATCGCCGTACCGGTTGGAACACCGGTCAAGGCAGCTGCCGGCGGCGTTGTCGCCTATGCCGACAACAGTCTGCCCGGTTATGGCAACATGATCATCGTCCGGCATGCGGGAGGGTACATGACCGCCTATGCCCACAACAGCAACATCGCAGTCAACCGGGGCCAGAGAGTTCAGGCCGGAGATGTGATCGCCCACTCTGGACAATCTGGACGCGCCACCACGCCCCGGTTGCACTTTGAATTGCGCAAGAGCATCAAACCTTACAATCCGCTCAAATATCTGGATAAAAATTAA
- a CDS encoding protein-L-isoaspartate(D-aspartate) O-methyltransferase: MAHFSLTQSHPAPPQRRNGFLPSRAQEHMVREQLEGRGISDPQVLAVMRELPRHLFVDEALEERAYGDVTLPIGEKQTLSRPYTVARMTEALRLTGQENILEIGTGSGYQTAILARLGHHVHTIERLPELAHLAARRLRSMGLHNVTCLMGDGSLGWPEERQFDRIMVTAGAPVVPQTLMQQLTLGGVMVIPMGSQEQQQLLRIVNHRHGEIREILEPCCFVPLLGAQGWH; encoded by the coding sequence ATGGCCCACTTTTCTTTAACACAATCCCACCCGGCTCCCCCCCAACGCCGCAACGGGTTTCTCCCCAGTCGCGCCCAGGAACACATGGTGCGCGAACAGCTTGAAGGGCGTGGCATCAGCGACCCGCAGGTGCTGGCCGTGATGCGGGAACTTCCCCGTCATCTTTTTGTCGATGAAGCCCTGGAAGAGCGTGCCTACGGCGATGTCACCCTGCCCATCGGCGAAAAACAAACCCTCTCACGCCCCTACACCGTCGCCCGCATGACCGAAGCCCTGCGCCTGACCGGCCAGGAGAATATCTTGGAGATCGGCACCGGCTCCGGCTACCAGACCGCCATCCTGGCCCGCCTGGGCCACCACGTCCATACCATCGAGCGCCTGCCCGAACTGGCCCATCTGGCCGCTCGGCGGCTGCGAAGCATGGGGCTGCACAACGTCACCTGCCTGATGGGGGATGGTTCCCTCGGCTGGCCGGAAGAGCGCCAGTTTGACCGGATCATGGTCACGGCAGGCGCCCCGGTCGTCCCACAGACCCTGATGCAGCAACTCACCCTCGGTGGCGTGATGGTCATCCCCATGGGCAGCCAGGAACAACAACAACTACTCCGCATCGTCAATCATCGCCACGGCGAGATCCGGGAAATCCTGGAGCCATGCTGTTTCGTCCCCCTGCTCGGCGCCCAAGGATGGCATTGA
- the surE gene encoding 5'/3'-nucleotidase SurE, which yields MQILIANDDGIQSPGLKALAEAVTRLGEVTVVAPDRNRSGTSHAITVERTLQATDYGERWYGLDGTPADCIQVGVRQILPTLPDLVITGINAGANLAEDIYYSGTVGAAREAVLHGIPALAISLAGEPPWHFETAARFATVLAGQWRTRLLPRSTFLNINVPNGPIFAIKTPVVTRTGRRPRPSRVAGGPVTGAAFWRPHPGASEKRYMEDFQAVAAGHVSVTPLHIDAFFDEAMEELAKWPTFL from the coding sequence ATGCAAATCCTCATAGCCAACGATGATGGCATCCAATCCCCCGGCCTGAAAGCACTGGCCGAGGCGGTGACCCGCCTCGGAGAGGTGACCGTGGTGGCCCCGGACCGCAACCGCAGCGGCACCTCCCATGCCATCACCGTGGAACGCACCCTCCAGGCCACCGACTATGGCGAACGCTGGTACGGCCTCGATGGCACACCCGCCGACTGTATCCAGGTAGGCGTCCGGCAAATCCTGCCAACCCTGCCCGATCTGGTGATCACCGGCATCAATGCCGGGGCCAATCTGGCCGAAGATATCTACTACTCCGGCACCGTCGGCGCTGCCCGCGAAGCTGTCCTGCATGGCATTCCGGCCCTTGCCATCTCCCTGGCCGGCGAGCCCCCCTGGCATTTTGAAACCGCCGCTCGTTTTGCCACCGTCCTGGCCGGTCAGTGGCGCACACGCCTCCTCCCCCGCTCCACCTTCCTGAACATCAATGTTCCAAATGGCCCGATTTTTGCTATCAAGACCCCTGTTGTCACACGCACCGGACGCCGTCCACGTCCCTCCCGGGTTGCCGGCGGTCCCGTGACGGGTGCCGCCTTTTGGCGGCCCCATCCTGGCGCCAGCGAAAAACGTTACATGGAAGATTTTCAGGCCGTAGCGGCAGGCCATGTCTCGGTCACACCGCTGCATATCGATGCCTTTTTTGACGAAGCCATGGAAGAACTCGCCAAATGGCCCACTTTTCTTTAA
- a CDS encoding MerR family transcriptional regulator encodes MTMLPDRSFLDMGEVAAILGVAPHVLRYWEKEFPQIRPLRRIGHRRIYRRQDVDLLLRVRHLLYKQRLTISGVREYLRQESMLPPHDTLREIHRELLDLHRLLTHSRPGSP; translated from the coding sequence ATGACAATGCTGCCTGACAGAAGCTTCCTCGACATGGGCGAGGTGGCCGCCATCCTGGGCGTGGCGCCGCATGTGCTCCGGTATTGGGAGAAGGAGTTCCCCCAAATCCGCCCCCTGAGACGCATCGGTCACCGGCGCATCTACCGACGGCAGGATGTGGATCTGCTGCTGCGCGTCCGCCACCTGCTCTACAAACAAAGATTGACCATCTCCGGTGTCCGGGAATATCTGCGCCAGGAGAGTATGCTGCCACCCCATGACACCCTGCGGGAGATCCATCGTGAATTGCTGGATCTCCATCGCCTGCTGACCCACTCCAGGCCAGGAAGCCCCTGA